A section of the Prosthecobacter sp. genome encodes:
- a CDS encoding thioesterase family protein, protein MHLTPTIETREEVMFFDTDCGGVVHNIAYLRMIETARTRLAGLMGMKLREMAQTHLYPVVVRTEIDYKKPAKLGDELIIHGKLETVERVRFWCSFEMRRAEDNALLITCRQSLALVQMPEGRPSRLPEDWKVKYAHLLKSKQEPV, encoded by the coding sequence ATGCATCTCACGCCGACCATCGAAACTCGCGAGGAAGTGATGTTTTTCGACACTGACTGCGGTGGCGTCGTCCACAACATTGCCTACCTGCGCATGATCGAGACCGCGCGCACACGTCTTGCCGGCTTGATGGGCATGAAGTTGCGTGAAATGGCGCAGACTCATTTGTATCCCGTCGTGGTGCGCACGGAGATCGACTACAAGAAGCCAGCGAAGCTCGGTGATGAATTGATCATCCACGGCAAGCTCGAAACCGTCGAGCGAGTGCGTTTCTGGTGCTCGTTTGAAATGCGTCGAGCTGAGGACAACGCTCTGCTCATCACCTGCCGCCAGTCCTTGGCCCTCGTGCAGATGCCCGAAGGCAGGCCTTCACGTCTTCCAGAAGACTGGAAGGTGAAGTATGCGCATCTGCTCAAATCGAAGCAGGAGCCGGTTTAA